A segment of the Candidatus Eremiobacteraceae bacterium genome:
AGTACGAGGGTCGACGCAGCGAAACGGTTGCGGAATTCGGCCGGCGTCAGACCGACTCTCGATGCGAGCGGGCCCAGTCGCGGCTGCTCGAGATCCGATGGCTCTAACCGAATGGTATATTTGCGGCTCACTTCGTACGCTTCTGTCGTCGTGTCGACCAAGCGAACGCGAATGCGGCCGGTGTCGGGGTCTATCATATCCTGAAGCGGCACGGGCGCCACATGCCCACCGCGCAACGCGACCATCGCGCCCGAACCGCCGCCGAGCAGATAGCGAACGGCGCCATAACCTAAGGTTCGAGTATATTCCACGTCGAAAGGCAGCGGCTTCGCGCAGCGCAATTCGTAGCCCACGTCCTTCGTGACGATATCGATCTCCAGACGCAGCTCTTTGAGACGAGCCGCGACCGCCTGCTTCAACACGGCGCCGACGTCGATTTCGGAAAGCCGGATGTGGCCGTACTGGTCGCGCGGCGCATCGTGCATTCCGGCGAAATCGCGCTCATTGAGCCCCTCGGCGATGCCTTCGGCGATCACGGCGACCCCGTGCTCGGCGCCGGAAACCGCGCGCTTGATCATGCTGCCGACGATGACATCGGCGACGAGCCCTATCGACAGGGGCGCATCCTTGAACTGTTCCGGTATGATCGCGACGGTAGCGCCCGCGGCCTTTGTGATGCCGAGCGCGAGCGCACCCGATTTGCGGCCCATGCTGATCACGAGATACCAGCGGAGCGTGGTCCGCGCGTCCTCCATCAGCGTCTCGACGATGCCGGCGCCCACCGCGCGCGCGGTTTCAAAGCCGAACGTGGGCATGTTGTCCGGCAACGGCAGATCGTTGTCGATCGTTTTCGGCACCGTCGCGACGTGCACGCTGCCGCCCGTCGCTTCAGCGATCTTCGCCGCTCCAAACGTCGTGTCGTCGCCGCCGATGCACAGCAGATGCGTGATGTTCAACGCGCGAAGCGCGGCCACGCAATTCGAAAGCGTCGTCGCGTCCTGCGCTGGATTCGTGCGAGCTGTTCGGAGTATCGAGCCGCCCGTCCAGTGGATGCGGCTCACGTCCTCGATGCGCAGCGATATTGCGTGGGTCGCGTCGCCGCGCGCCAGCCAGCGGTAGCCGTCGTAGATTCCGACGACGCTGCAGCCTTCATTGATGGCTTCGATCGCCGCCGAGCCGATGACGCCGTTGATGCCGGGCGCGGGGCCGCCGCCTACCAAGATTCCAAGTGTGGGCATGGGTCAGACCTTCGCGGACTTTCGGTTATGCCCCGGTGGTCTCGGGCTGCGACGGTTCAAGCGCCGGCGGCTTGAGCGGCTCGCCGGACTTGCGGAACACCGTCTTGCCGTCCTCGGCATCGAACAGGATGTGATCGCCGACCTTGAACGTGCCGCGAAGCAGCTCCTCGGATAGCGGATCCTCGACGAAGCGTTGGATGGCGCGCCGCAGCGGACGCGCGCCCATAGCGGGGTCCCAGCCCTCTTTCGCGAGCAGTTCGCGCGCGGCATCGGTGGCTTCGAGCGTCATGTGCTGATTTTCCAGCTCCTTGACGACCTTAGCAAGTTCGAGACCGACGATCTCTTTGATCTGCGGCAGATCGAGCGAGTGGAAGACCACCACTTCATCGATGCGGTTGAGGAACTCGGGCCGGAAGAGATGCTTGACCTCTTCGAGGATCTTGTTCTTCATGCGCTCGTAGCGGACGGTGGACGAGCCCTCGTCTTTGACCGAACGGAATCCGATGTCGGCGGTTTTCTGCATGCCCGCGGAACCGACATTGCTCGTCATGATGATGACGGTGTTCTTGAAGTCGACCGCCCGGCCTTGAGAGTCGGTCAAGCGCCCGTCCTCGAGAACCTGCAGCAGCAGATTGAACACGTCGGGATGCGCTTTTTCGATCTCGTCGAGCAGCACGACCGAGTACGGACGGCGCCGCACCGCTTCGGTGAGCTGGCCGCCTTCTTCGTATCCTACGTATCCGGGCGGCGCGCCGACCAGACGCGAGACGGCGTACTTCTCCATGTATTCCGACATGTCGATGCGGATCATGGATTCCGAATCGTCGAACATGAACTCGGCGAGCGTCCGCGCGAGCTCGGTCTTGCCGACGCCGGTGGGGCCGAGGAAGATGAACGAACCGATCGGGCGCTTTGGACTCTTCAATCCCGCACGAGCGCGGCGAATCGCGCGCGTGACCACTTTGACCGCTTCGTCCTGGCCGATGATGCGCTTGTGCAGCGCATCTTCCATGTGAAGGAGCTTCTTGGTCTCTTCTTCGCGCAGCTTGCTGACCGGGATGCGCGTCCACGTGGAGACGATGTGCGCGATCTCGTCGGGCCCAACGGTGTTGACGGCTTCGCCCTTGCCGGTGCGCTTCTCGGCCCACTCGGCTTCCATGAGCCGCTTCTTCTCGCGAAGCTTCTCTTCGCGGTCGCGAACCTGAGCGGCCTTTTCGAATTCTTGCGCTTTGATGACGGCTTCTTTTTCCGCCTTTACCTTGCGGATCTCGGCATCGACTTCGCGGATCTCGGGCGGCATGGCCGTGGCCTGCAGGCGTACGCGCGACGCCGCTTCATCCATGAGATCTACCGCTTTGTCGGGCAAGAAGCGGTCGGTGATGTAGCGGTCCGACAGACGCGCGGCTGCCTCGAGCGCTTCGTCGCTGATCTTGACGCGATGATGCGCCTCGTAGCGGTCGCGCAGGCCTTTGAGAATTTCGATGGTCTCGTCCACCGACGGCTCTCCGACGATGACCGATTGGAAGCGGCGTTCGAGCGCCGAGTCCTTCTCGATATGTTTGCGGAATTCGTTGAGCGTGGTGGCGCCGATGCATTGCAGCTCGCCGCGCGCGAGCGCCGGTTTGATGATGTTGCTTGCGTCGATGGCGCCTTCGGCGGCGCCGGCACCCACAAGCGTGTGCAGTTCGTCGATGAACAGAATGATCTCGCCCGCCGCACCGCGGATCTCATCCATGACGCGCTTCATGCGCTCTTCGAATTCGCCGCGATATTTCGTGCCGGCCACGAGCCCGGCGAGATCGAGCGTGATCACGCGCTTGTCGCGCAGCAGGTCGGGGATGTCGCCCGTGATGACGCGTTGGGCTAAACCTTCGGCGATGGCGGTCTTGCCGACGCCCGGTTCGCCGATGAGCGCAGGATTGTTCTTCGTGCGCCGCGACAGGATTTGGATGACGCGTTCGATTTCGGTCGCGCGCCCGATGACGGGATCCAATTTGCCTTCGCGCGCGAGCTGGGTGAGGTCGCGGCCGTACGCGTCCAGCGTCGGCGTCTTGCTCTTCCCTTTGGCCTGACCGGCTTGCGTCTGCTGTTCCGCGCCGAGCAGCGACGTGGTCTGCACGCGCACTTTGGCCGGGTCCACACCGAGGTTGGTGAGGACGCGCGCGGCCACGCCTTCGCCTTCGCGGATCAAGCCGAGCAACAGATGCTCGGTGCCGATGTAGTTATGGCTGAGCTGGCGGGCTTCTTCGAAAGCAAGCTCGATGACGCGTTTGGCGCGCGGCGTGAAGACCATCTCTTGCTGCACGGTCTGACCGCCGCGGCCCACGATGGCCTCGACTTCGGCGCGCACTTTTGCCAGGTTGACGCCGAGCGTTTCCAATACTTTGGCCGCGAGGCTTTCGCCCTCGCTGATGATGCCTAGCAGTATGTGCTCGGTGCCGATGTAGTTGTTGCCGAGACGCTGTGCTTCTTCTTGCGCAAGCACGATGCTGCGCCTCGCACGCTCGGTGAATGGTTCCCACATGGACATACGGTTATTGACTCCTTGGGCGGGTCCGGCGGCTGCGACCGATTCGCGGATGCTGCGGCCCCTACTCCTTATACGTAGTGTTCGACACTTTCGTCCGAAAGTGCTTCCTCTCGGGACAAGGCCAATGAAAAGGGAGGGCGCATAGCCCTCCCGGCTGTTTGTAAGTGCCTGATCGTGGGCCTCAAGCGATTGCCGGTCCGTACTGCACCGGTGCCCGATGAAAACGGGGAATCGTATCGGCTTTCGGTCGATCAGACAAAGTGTCCAATCGCTACGCCCGGGTTACGCAACTCGGATGCGGGCATTTTTGTGGCCCGCTCACCGATCGGTGCGCTTAAGAGCGACCCCGCTTGAGGCTCGAGAAAATCATACAGCCGACATCGATGGATTGTCAAGGTCATGGCCGGAATGCAATATCGGGAACGCGAAGTTTCCGCATCGAGAGAGATGACTGCGAACATTCATCAGGTCGCGATCGCCGTCGGCTCCAATCTAGGAGACCGGCAAGGCAACATCGCGTCCGCGCTTGCCCGCTTGCGATCGTATGTCGATTTGACTCACGTCTCCTCGACGTACGATACGGTGCCCGTCGGCGTGGGGCAGCAGCCTGAGTTCCTGAATCTCGCATGTGTGGGCACGACCACACTTTCACCGCTCGACCTGCGCGCCGCGCTCGAAGCCGTCGAGCGATTCGTCGGCCGAAGACAAAACGGCCGGCTCGGGCCGCGCGCCATCGATCTCGATCTTCTTTTGTATGATGATCTCATTCTGAATAGCGACGAGCTTTCGATTCCGCACCCCGGCATGACCGAGCGTGCGTTCGTATTGGTACCTCTTGCCGAAATCGCGCCTGACCTTCTTCACCCCGTCGCCGGCAAGCGGGTGGCCGACCTCGCATCTTCGGTGGACGCCTCGGGAGTGAGGCGCCGCAGCGGCGGCTTGCTCGGTCGTTTGCGCAAGGACGTGCAGGAATCGCGTCCTGCAGTCGCGCTTGCGCTCAACCGCGCCGGCGTCACGGGCGTCCGCACGCTCGTCACGCTCGGTGAAGGCCATGGACGCCAACGAACGACGATCGCCGTGTTCGACATCTTCGCCGACCTCGACGCACTGCACAGCGGCGTCCATATGTCGCGTTTTTCACAAGATCTCGAGGATGCGCTCACCGAACTTTCGGTGGAAGACGCGCATGGCGTCGACGAACTGGCGCTGGCGCTTGCTGACCGGGTGGTGCAGAGCCAGCGCGCCGAGCGAGCGGAGGTTTTCGCGCGAGCAGAGGTCGCGTTGCCTCGAGTGACCCCGGCTAGCGGCCACCCGACGCACGAATTCTACACCGTCGTGGCGCGCGCCGTGGCCGCACCGGGCCACCGGCGCCGCCTGCTCGGCATTGAGGCTGAGGGGATCACCGCTTGTCCGTGCGCACAGGCGATGGTGGCCGACGACGCTACGGATCGCCTTTCGAAAGCCGGCTTGGACGGCGAGGATATCGCCAAGGTGCTTCGCATCATGCCCGTCGCCACGCACAATCAGCGGGGACGTGGGACGCTTTACGTCGGATCCGACCGCACGCCCGATATCGCGTCGCTGGTGGAGATCGTCGAACAATCGATGTCGTCGGAGACGTACGATTTGCTCAAGCGGCCGGACGAACTATTCGTCGTCAACAAGGCGCATTTCGCGCCACGTTTTGTCGAGGACGTGGTGCGCGAGATGCTGCGCTACGCCGCCGACGCATTCACCGACGTCGGCGATGACGGCTTCGTGTCCGCGCGTCAAGTGAACTACGAAAGCATTCACAAGCATGATGCGATGGCGGAGTCGTGCTCGACGTTCGGCGAACTGCGCCGCGAACTATCCGGCGAATCCGGCGTCCGCCACACCACGCTC
Coding sequences within it:
- the pfp gene encoding diphosphate--fructose-6-phosphate 1-phosphotransferase; its protein translation is MPTLGILVGGGPAPGINGVIGSAAIEAINEGCSVVGIYDGYRWLARGDATHAISLRIEDVSRIHWTGGSILRTARTNPAQDATTLSNCVAALRALNITHLLCIGGDDTTFGAAKIAEATGGSVHVATVPKTIDNDLPLPDNMPTFGFETARAVGAGIVETLMEDARTTLRWYLVISMGRKSGALALGITKAAGATVAIIPEQFKDAPLSIGLVADVIVGSMIKRAVSGAEHGVAVIAEGIAEGLNERDFAGMHDAPRDQYGHIRLSEIDVGAVLKQAVAARLKELRLEIDIVTKDVGYELRCAKPLPFDVEYTRTLGYGAVRYLLGGGSGAMVALRGGHVAPVPLQDMIDPDTGRIRVRLVDTTTEAYEVSRKYTIRLEPSDLEQPRLGPLASRVGLTPAEFRNRFAASTLVL
- a CDS encoding ATP-dependent Clp protease ATP-binding subunit, translated to MSMWEPFTERARRSIVLAQEEAQRLGNNYIGTEHILLGIISEGESLAAKVLETLGVNLAKVRAEVEAIVGRGGQTVQQEMVFTPRAKRVIELAFEEARQLSHNYIGTEHLLLGLIREGEGVAARVLTNLGVDPAKVRVQTTSLLGAEQQTQAGQAKGKSKTPTLDAYGRDLTQLAREGKLDPVIGRATEIERVIQILSRRTKNNPALIGEPGVGKTAIAEGLAQRVITGDIPDLLRDKRVITLDLAGLVAGTKYRGEFEERMKRVMDEIRGAAGEIILFIDELHTLVGAGAAEGAIDASNIIKPALARGELQCIGATTLNEFRKHIEKDSALERRFQSVIVGEPSVDETIEILKGLRDRYEAHHRVKISDEALEAAARLSDRYITDRFLPDKAVDLMDEAASRVRLQATAMPPEIREVDAEIRKVKAEKEAVIKAQEFEKAAQVRDREEKLREKKRLMEAEWAEKRTGKGEAVNTVGPDEIAHIVSTWTRIPVSKLREEETKKLLHMEDALHKRIIGQDEAVKVVTRAIRRARAGLKSPKRPIGSFIFLGPTGVGKTELARTLAEFMFDDSESMIRIDMSEYMEKYAVSRLVGAPPGYVGYEEGGQLTEAVRRRPYSVVLLDEIEKAHPDVFNLLLQVLEDGRLTDSQGRAVDFKNTVIIMTSNVGSAGMQKTADIGFRSVKDEGSSTVRYERMKNKILEEVKHLFRPEFLNRIDEVVVFHSLDLPQIKEIVGLELAKVVKELENQHMTLEATDAARELLAKEGWDPAMGARPLRRAIQRFVEDPLSEELLRGTFKVGDHILFDAEDGKTVFRKSGEPLKPPALEPSQPETTGA
- the mptA gene encoding GTP cyclohydrolase MptA — translated: MAGMQYREREVSASREMTANIHQVAIAVGSNLGDRQGNIASALARLRSYVDLTHVSSTYDTVPVGVGQQPEFLNLACVGTTTLSPLDLRAALEAVERFVGRRQNGRLGPRAIDLDLLLYDDLILNSDELSIPHPGMTERAFVLVPLAEIAPDLLHPVAGKRVADLASSVDASGVRRRSGGLLGRLRKDVQESRPAVALALNRAGVTGVRTLVTLGEGHGRQRTTIAVFDIFADLDALHSGVHMSRFSQDLEDALTELSVEDAHGVDELALALADRVVQSQRAERAEVFARAEVALPRVTPASGHPTHEFYTVVARAVAAPGHRRRLLGIEAEGITACPCAQAMVADDATDRLSKAGLDGEDIAKVLRIMPVATHNQRGRGTLYVGSDRTPDIASLVEIVEQSMSSETYDLLKRPDELFVVNKAHFAPRFVEDVVREMLRYAADAFTDVGDDGFVSARQVNYESIHKHDAMAESCSTFGELRRELSGESGVRHTTLEEWLYPK